In the genome of bacterium, the window TGACCGCGCTCTGGACGCCGTAGGACATCAGCGTGAACAGGAAGGCCAGCGACGCCTCGATCATGCCGATCACGCCGTAGCCCACGTCCTGCAGGACGTGGGCGTAGAACGGCAGCAGGAAGAAGCTGATCATCTTCCCGGTGACGGCCGCCAGGGTGTAGACCCAGGCGTGCTTGAAGGTGGAGCGGGTCGTCGTCATGCGGCTCCGAGCGGTGCGAGGTCGCGCCCGGGCGGGGCGTCGCGCAGGAACTGGCCGTGCCAGACCACCGTCGTGTAGACCTGGGCCAGGGCGTGGAAGTGCCAGTCGGCGCCGCGGGCCAGCTCGGCGCGCAGGACGTCGACGCCGGCCTGGTCGAACCAGTCGCAGCCGGTGGCGCGCACGTCGGACAGCACCCCGTCGAACTCGCGGCGGAACTCCCGGTTGCGGCGCAGCCAGGCGGGGCGGTCGTTGTAGGCGTGGCGGTCGCGGACGTTGATCAGGCCGCGGGTCAGCCGGCGCACCCGCCGGTTCAGCTGCAGCAGGCGCCGGCGGCGCTCGACCGTGCGTCGCACGGCCTCCGGCGAGGCGAACAGGTCGTGGCCGGTGCGGCTCCAGGGCACGCGCGCCAGCGCGGTCAGTCGCGTGCGGTAGAGGTCGAGGTACAGCTCGTTCTCGAACTTCGCGCGCAGCGGCAGCCGCAGCCAGAAGTCGAAGAGGTCCTCGTCCACGAACGGCAGCAGGTCGTGGAAGAAGAACTTGTGCACGTCCACCGAGGCCTGCATGCGGCGGCCGAGGTTGAAGTGCATGTGCAGCATCTTCTGGTCGCCGAACAGCGGCGCGTGGCGCCAGTCGGCGAACGCGTCCCAGACCTGCTCGCGGGCCAGCCGGCGCAGCTCCTCGGCGGCGTCCGGCCGCATGATCGCGGCGAAGCCGGCGCTGCCCGAGGCGACGCCCGAGAAGTCCAGCACGCGGCGGCGCAGCTCATCCTCGTCCGTGATCGTCCGCAGGTCGTCCTCGCCGCAGAAGTGCCCGGTGCCGATGGACAGGTACGGGCCCAGGATCCCGTTGCAGAAGGGGACCGGACCGTCGCCGAGGGCCTCGCTGATGCCGATCAGCGTGGCGTTGCGCAGGTTCATCTGCCCGTCGTTGAGCCACACCGCGCGGCGCGCGTGGCGGCCCGCCCAGGCGGGGTCGATCTCGATCAGGCGGTGGCGGTCGCGCAGGCCCAGGACCTCGGCGGTCCGGCGCGCGATCGCGACCTCGCTGCAGTCGGGCTGACCGTGGGTGAACAGGTCCAGGCCGGCCCGGTCCTTCACCTGGTGCAGCAGCATCCGGGAGTCCAGGCCGCCGGACAGGGCGACCACGAGGCGCCCGTCGTAGCCCGCGGGCAGGCGTTTGGCCGAGGCGCGGGCGTACAGGGCCTCGGCCTCGTCGAGCACGTCGTCGCGGGGGCGGCCCTCTTCGGGGCGGGGCTCCGCGCGCCAGCGCCGCGTGACCGTCACGCCGCGGCCGTCCCAGACGACGCGCTCGGCCGGACCGAGCATGGTCACGCCCTGCAGCAGCGTGGCGCGCCCGTAGGGGCACTCCTTGGCCAGGAAGGTGGCCGCCGAAGCGGTGTCGACGCGGCGCGGCAGGCCGTGCCAGGCCAGGAAGGCCTTCAGCTCGGGGCCGAAGAGGAACACCTCGGCGTCGGCGTACCAGTAGAGGTGGGCGAAGCCGAGCTTGTCGTTCAGCAGCTGGACGCGCCCGTCGCGGCGGTCGGCGACCACGAGGTTGAAGTGGCCGCCGACGCGGTCGATGAAGTCGTCGCCGTCGGCGAGGTAGAGGTCGAGCAGGCGGCGCGCGAGGCCGGGCGTGTCGTCGGACAGCGGGACGCCGTCGATCGTGATGGCCGTGCCGTCGACCAGCAGCAGCGCCTGCGGGGTCTCGGCCAGGCGGTCCGCCTCGCGGAACCAGGGGCTGGTCGAGGTCGCGCCCAGGGCGCGCGGGCCGTCCCGGCGCAGCAGGGTGCGGTACCAGTCGCGGTGCCGCAGCAGGTCCAGCATGGCGTCGGCGACGGGCGCCGGGTCGCGGTCGGGCCGCGCGGCGACGGCCCCGAAGATCCCTGGCATATGGGTGACGGCTCCTTCCGGGTCGGTCCGCGGGACGGCACGCAGGATAGCACAGCGGGCGCGGGGCGCCAGGAAGGAAAGACCGAGCCGCCACCTACCCTTGCCCGTCGCCTATTGGCGGGTTATCGTGCGTCGGAGCCCGAACTGGAGGGGGAACCGCGAT includes:
- a CDS encoding asparagine synthase-related protein is translated as MPGIFGAVAARPDRDPAPVADAMLDLLRHRDWYRTLLRRDGPRALGATSTSPWFREADRLAETPQALLLVDGTAITIDGVPLSDDTPGLARRLLDLYLADGDDFIDRVGGHFNLVVADRRDGRVQLLNDKLGFAHLYWYADAEVFLFGPELKAFLAWHGLPRRVDTASAATFLAKECPYGRATLLQGVTMLGPAERVVWDGRGVTVTRRWRAEPRPEEGRPRDDVLDEAEALYARASAKRLPAGYDGRLVVALSGGLDSRMLLHQVKDRAGLDLFTHGQPDCSEVAIARRTAEVLGLRDRHRLIEIDPAWAGRHARRAVWLNDGQMNLRNATLIGISEALGDGPVPFCNGILGPYLSIGTGHFCGEDDLRTITDEDELRRRVLDFSGVASGSAGFAAIMRPDAAEELRRLAREQVWDAFADWRHAPLFGDQKMLHMHFNLGRRMQASVDVHKFFFHDLLPFVDEDLFDFWLRLPLRAKFENELYLDLYRTRLTALARVPWSRTGHDLFASPEAVRRTVERRRRLLQLNRRVRRLTRGLINVRDRHAYNDRPAWLRRNREFRREFDGVLSDVRATGCDWFDQAGVDVLRAELARGADWHFHALAQVYTTVVWHGQFLRDAPPGRDLAPLGAA